The following proteins are encoded in a genomic region of Hymenobacter siberiensis:
- a CDS encoding transglycosylase domain-containing protein encodes MAILQAAGRNIFKSGRTTGASTITTQVARLLEPKERTFGNKLLKMLRATQLEAHYSKAEILQLYLNLVPYGGNIEDVKSAALLYFQQPPDYLSLAQTVTLAIIPNQPRVLVLGKNNDRILADRNRWPRQLRQQHLFPNQDIEDAINEPLDAQRRTAPTLTPHLARRLVTQFPGRPIIHSMLRRNPQAKAEDLTKNYVRRLRELGISQAAVVVVSNRTRAVEAYVGSADFADAASSGQVDGVRAIRSPGSTLKPFLYALALDRGIVTPKLKLPDVPTNFSGFRPENFDKSYAGEVTVERALTYSLNIPAVRVLFEVGVPVFMDKLRAAGFKSVARAAPQLGLSTILGGCGATLEELTGLYAALADGGRYAPLKLVLNEELRMRN; translated from the coding sequence GTGGCGATACTGCAGGCGGCCGGGCGCAATATTTTCAAATCCGGCCGCACCACCGGAGCCAGCACCATCACCACGCAGGTGGCCCGACTGCTGGAACCCAAGGAGCGCACCTTCGGCAATAAGCTACTAAAAATGCTACGCGCCACGCAGTTGGAAGCCCATTACAGCAAGGCTGAAATCCTACAGCTCTACCTCAACCTGGTGCCCTACGGTGGCAATATTGAAGACGTGAAATCGGCCGCGCTGCTCTACTTCCAACAGCCACCCGATTACCTCTCCCTGGCCCAAACCGTGACGCTGGCCATTATCCCGAATCAGCCCCGCGTGCTGGTGCTGGGCAAGAACAACGACCGGATTCTGGCCGACCGTAACCGCTGGCCACGACAGTTACGGCAGCAGCATCTGTTTCCGAATCAGGATATTGAGGATGCCATCAACGAACCGCTGGATGCGCAGCGCCGCACCGCGCCCACGCTGACCCCGCACCTGGCGCGGCGGCTGGTGACGCAGTTTCCCGGCCGGCCCATCATCCACTCCATGCTGCGGCGCAACCCCCAGGCCAAAGCCGAGGACCTGACCAAAAACTACGTGCGCCGCCTGCGCGAGCTGGGCATTTCGCAGGCCGCCGTGGTGGTGGTGAGCAACCGCACCCGCGCCGTGGAAGCCTACGTGGGCTCGGCCGACTTTGCCGATGCCGCCAGCAGCGGGCAGGTCGATGGCGTGCGGGCCATCCGCTCGCCGGGCAGCACGCTGAAGCCCTTTTTGTATGCGCTGGCGCTGGATAGGGGCATCGTGACACCGAAACTGAAGCTGCCCGACGTGCCCACCAACTTCAGCGGCTTCCGCCCCGAGAACTTCGACAAGAGCTACGCCGGCGAAGTGACTGTGGAGCGGGCCCTCACCTACTCGCTCAACATCCCGGCCGTGCGCGTGCTATTCGAAGTCGGCGTGCCCGTTTTCATGGATAAGCTGCGGGCGGCCGGGTTCAAAAGTGTGGCAAGAGCGGCCCCGCAACTAGGGTTGAGCACCATTCTGGGCGGCTGCGGGGCCACGCTGGAAGAGCTTACCGGGCTGTACGCGGCGCTGGCCGATGGCGGGCGGTATGCACCACTGAAGCTGGTGCTTAATGAAGAATTAAGAATGAGGAATTGA